In Roseomonas fluvialis, one genomic interval encodes:
- a CDS encoding PQQ-dependent sugar dehydrogenase — protein sequence MSSRRILLGFAAALLAAPAFAQAPAAPAPVPGWAVGRPEGSTLAPHAGRLTVTPLDQVPVGSIRLPPGFQAEVFAHGMPGVRAIAEGPNGTLFAGTRAIGRVYAISRNPDGTTRTRIIAQGLAQPSGLVMIGNSLYVFAVNRVLRYDNIEANLDNVPTPVDLTAAYGFPTEQEHGGNHHWKFATLGPDGRIYTNVGVNCNVCEFDRDKFALLVSFNPDGSDRRIEARGVRNSVGMAHHPVTRELWATNHGRDWAGDDAPQDTLLRVRRAGEDFGFPFCLGDWRDPQYNAGRNCSEFAQPAALLGGHTAVLGMRFYTGTMFPEQYRNMAFIARRGSWNRSRLSGYDVVVAHLDAQGNVTRIEEFLTGFRNDAAQTFADRPVEVHVLRDGSMLVSGEQMGAIYRITYRQ from the coding sequence ATGTCCTCACGACGCATCCTGCTCGGCTTCGCCGCCGCACTTCTCGCCGCGCCCGCCTTCGCGCAGGCGCCCGCCGCCCCCGCACCCGTGCCCGGCTGGGCGGTCGGCCGGCCCGAAGGATCGACCCTCGCCCCGCATGCCGGCCGCCTGACCGTCACGCCGCTCGACCAGGTGCCGGTCGGGTCCATCCGCCTGCCGCCGGGCTTCCAGGCCGAGGTCTTCGCCCATGGGATGCCGGGCGTGCGCGCCATCGCCGAAGGGCCGAACGGCACGCTGTTCGCCGGCACCCGCGCGATCGGGCGCGTCTATGCCATCTCGCGCAACCCGGACGGCACGACGCGCACCCGCATCATCGCGCAGGGCCTGGCACAACCCAGCGGCCTCGTGATGATCGGCAACAGCCTGTATGTCTTCGCGGTCAACCGCGTGCTGCGCTACGACAACATCGAGGCGAACCTCGACAACGTGCCCACGCCGGTGGACCTGACCGCCGCCTATGGCTTCCCGACCGAGCAGGAACACGGTGGCAACCACCACTGGAAGTTCGCGACCCTCGGACCCGACGGGCGGATCTACACCAATGTCGGCGTGAACTGTAACGTCTGCGAGTTCGACCGCGACAAGTTCGCGCTGCTGGTCTCCTTCAACCCCGATGGGTCCGACCGCCGGATCGAGGCGCGCGGCGTGCGCAATTCGGTCGGCATGGCGCACCACCCCGTGACGCGCGAATTGTGGGCAACCAACCACGGCCGCGACTGGGCGGGCGACGACGCGCCCCAGGACACGCTGCTGCGCGTGCGCCGCGCGGGAGAGGATTTCGGCTTCCCCTTCTGCCTCGGCGACTGGCGCGACCCGCAATACAATGCCGGGCGCAACTGCTCGGAATTCGCGCAGCCCGCGGCGCTGCTGGGCGGGCACACCGCCGTGCTCGGCATGCGCTTCTACACCGGCACGATGTTCCCCGAGCAGTACCGCAACATGGCCTTCATCGCCCGGCGCGGGTCGTGGAACCGTTCGCGGCTGTCGGGCTACGACGTGGTGGTCGCGCATCTCGACGCACAGGGCAACGTGACCCGCATCGAGGAATTCCTCACCGGCTTCCGCAACGACGCCGCGCAGACCTTCGCCGACCGGCCGGTCGAGGTGCATGTGCTGCGCGACGGCTCCATGCTCGTCTCGGGTGAGCAGATGGGCGCGATCTACCGCATCACCTATCGCCAGTGA
- the atpH gene encoding ATP synthase F1 subunit delta yields MAAETIQTVSPSSPSPVGAAARYAYALLGLADDLRQAEPGAVDRISADLEELLVLWREDADFRDFIADPRLDGVKQRAGMFAILDRVKTGTEVRNLVGVMIVNRRLAALPAVAQAFGALLSARRGQQTADVVTAHALTDTQRAQIVARLTEAGYSGVRLSESVDPSILGGLIVKIGSRLYDNSIKSKLQRLQYAMKGAA; encoded by the coding sequence GTGGCCGCCGAGACCATCCAGACCGTCTCCCCTTCCTCGCCGAGCCCGGTCGGTGCCGCTGCGCGCTATGCGTATGCGCTGCTAGGCCTGGCGGACGACCTGCGCCAGGCCGAGCCCGGCGCCGTCGACCGCATCTCCGCCGACCTCGAGGAGCTTCTCGTGCTGTGGCGCGAGGATGCCGATTTCCGCGACTTCATCGCCGACCCGCGGCTTGACGGCGTGAAGCAGCGCGCCGGCATGTTCGCGATCCTGGATCGCGTGAAGACCGGCACCGAGGTGCGCAACCTGGTCGGCGTGATGATCGTGAACCGCCGCCTGGCGGCGCTGCCCGCGGTGGCGCAGGCCTTCGGGGCGCTGCTGTCGGCCCGCCGCGGCCAGCAGACCGCCGATGTGGTCACCGCCCATGCGCTGACGGACACGCAGCGCGCCCAGATCGTCGCCCGCCTGACCGAGGCCGGGTATTCCGGCGTGCGGCTGTCCGAGAGCGTCGATCCGTCCATCCTGGGCGGGCTGATCGTGAAGATCGGCTCCCGCCTGTACGACAACAGCATCAAGTCGAAGCTGCAGCGCCTGCAGTACGCTATGAAGGGGGCCGCCTGA
- the atpA gene encoding F0F1 ATP synthase subunit alpha, translated as MDIRPAEISEILKAQIAGFDAEANVAEVGTVLTVGDGVARVYGLQNVMSGELVEFPGAGIRGMALNLEVDNVGVVIFGDDKNIREGDTVSRTQSIVDVPVGKGLLGRVVDALGNPIDGKGPLTDVTRTRVEVKAPGIIPRKSVHEPMQTGIKAIDSLIPIGRGQRELIIGDRQTGKTAVVLDTIINQKPINQSGDESKKLYCIYVAIGQKRSTVAQLVKTLEEQGALEYSIIVAATASDPAPMQFLAPYSGCAMGEFFRDNGMHAVIFYDDLSKQAVAYRQMSLLLRRPPGREAYPGDVFYLHSRLLERAAKMNDDFGAGSLTALPVIETQAGDVSAYIPTNVISITDGQIFLETELFYKGIRPAVNVGLSVSRVGSAAQIKAMKQVAGKIKLELAQYREMAAFAQFASDLDATTQALLARGARLTELLKQPQYKPVPVEEQVISLFAGTRGYLDRITVAQVGEFERRLLADLKARSPDIVEAIRTDREIKKPTEDKLVAFLDDFAKSFG; from the coding sequence ATGGATATCCGTCCTGCCGAGATCTCGGAGATCCTGAAGGCACAGATCGCCGGCTTCGATGCCGAGGCGAACGTGGCCGAGGTCGGCACCGTGCTGACCGTGGGCGACGGCGTGGCCCGCGTGTACGGCCTGCAGAACGTGATGTCCGGCGAACTGGTGGAATTCCCGGGCGCCGGCATCCGCGGCATGGCGCTGAACCTCGAGGTCGACAATGTCGGCGTCGTCATCTTCGGCGACGACAAGAACATCCGCGAGGGCGACACCGTCTCCCGCACGCAGTCGATCGTGGACGTGCCGGTGGGCAAGGGGCTGCTGGGCCGCGTGGTCGATGCGCTGGGCAACCCGATCGACGGCAAGGGCCCGCTGACCGACGTGACGCGCACCCGCGTCGAGGTGAAGGCGCCGGGCATCATTCCCCGCAAGTCGGTGCATGAACCCATGCAGACCGGCATCAAGGCGATCGACAGCCTGATCCCAATCGGGCGTGGCCAGCGCGAGCTGATCATCGGCGACCGCCAGACCGGCAAGACGGCGGTGGTGCTGGACACCATCATCAATCAGAAGCCGATCAATCAGTCGGGCGACGAGTCGAAGAAGCTCTATTGCATCTATGTCGCGATCGGGCAGAAGCGCTCGACCGTGGCCCAGCTGGTCAAGACGCTTGAGGAGCAGGGCGCTCTTGAGTATTCGATCATCGTGGCCGCCACGGCGTCTGACCCGGCGCCGATGCAGTTCCTGGCGCCGTATTCCGGCTGCGCGATGGGCGAGTTCTTCCGCGACAACGGCATGCACGCGGTCATCTTCTACGATGACCTGTCGAAGCAGGCGGTGGCGTATCGCCAGATGTCGCTGCTGCTGCGCCGCCCGCCGGGCCGCGAGGCCTATCCGGGCGACGTGTTCTACCTGCATTCGCGCCTGCTCGAGCGTGCGGCGAAGATGAACGACGATTTCGGCGCCGGGTCGCTGACCGCGCTGCCGGTCATCGAGACGCAGGCGGGCGACGTGTCGGCCTACATTCCGACCAACGTCATCTCCATCACCGACGGCCAGATCTTCCTCGAGACCGAGCTCTTCTATAAGGGCATCCGCCCGGCGGTGAACGTCGGCCTGTCGGTGTCGCGCGTGGGTTCGGCGGCGCAGATCAAGGCGATGAAGCAGGTCGCCGGCAAGATCAAGCTGGAGCTGGCGCAGTACCGCGAGATGGCGGCCTTCGCGCAGTTCGCCTCGGACCTCGATGCCACGACGCAGGCGCTGCTGGCGCGCGGTGCGCGGCTGACGGAACTGCTGAAGCAGCCGCAATACAAGCCGGTGCCGGTCGAGGAGCAGGTGATCTCCCTGTTTGCCGGCACGCGCGGCTACCTGGACCGCATCACGGTGGCGCAGGTCGGCGAGTTCGAGCGCCGGCTGCTGGCCGACCTGAAGGCGCGTTCGCCCGATATCGTCGAGGCCATCCGCACCGACCGCGAGATCAAGAAGCCGACCGAGGACAAGCTGGTCGCCTTCCTGGACGACTTCGCCAAGTCCTTCGGCTGA
- a CDS encoding sulfite exporter TauE/SafE family protein: MDGLLAGLPPIGPLLGVAAAALAGGVSRGFSGFGAALVFVPLASAAAGPQAAVPVLALMECVACLVFLPSAWRHAVRREVAVMSVGAICAVPLGAMILAASDPVALRWAMVGLVLLAVAVLASGLRYRGAGSVPLTIGVGAAGGLMSGTAMLGGVPPAVFWLGRDAPAVVVRANMNLYFAILTVAVTAAFAWRGLIGPDSAWFALAAAPAYGAGLWAGAWLFGRASEATFRIAGIGIILAAAVLGLPLWDGLTGR, translated from the coding sequence ATGGATGGTCTTCTCGCCGGATTGCCGCCGATCGGCCCGCTGCTGGGCGTGGCCGCGGCCGCGCTGGCGGGCGGCGTGTCGCGCGGCTTCTCGGGCTTCGGGGCGGCGCTGGTCTTCGTGCCGCTGGCCTCGGCGGCGGCGGGGCCGCAGGCGGCGGTGCCGGTGCTGGCGCTGATGGAATGCGTGGCCTGCCTGGTGTTCCTGCCCAGTGCCTGGCGCCACGCCGTGCGGCGCGAGGTCGCGGTGATGTCGGTCGGCGCGATCTGCGCGGTGCCGCTGGGTGCGATGATCCTGGCGGCGAGCGACCCGGTGGCGCTGCGCTGGGCGATGGTGGGCCTGGTGCTGCTGGCGGTGGCGGTGCTGGCGTCGGGCCTGCGTTATCGCGGGGCGGGGTCGGTGCCGCTGACCATCGGCGTGGGCGCGGCGGGCGGGCTGATGAGCGGCACGGCCATGCTTGGCGGCGTGCCGCCGGCGGTGTTCTGGCTGGGGCGGGACGCACCGGCGGTGGTGGTGCGCGCCAACATGAACCTGTACTTCGCCATCCTCACGGTGGCGGTGACGGCGGCCTTCGCGTGGCGCGGGCTGATCGGGCCGGACAGTGCCTGGTTCGCGCTGGCCGCGGCGCCGGCCTATGGCGCCGGGCTCTGGGCCGGGGCGTGGCTGTTCGGGCGCGCCAGCGAAGCGACGTTCCGCATCGCGGGCATCGGCATCATCCTGGCGGCGGCGGTGCTCGGCTTGCCGCTCTGGGATGGCCTTACGGGCCGATGA
- a CDS encoding RraA family protein: MLDNPPMLTIHRGHARPDAALLEAFRGAQTSHLVDAMDGRGALDFRIKPMDDANAAFVGPALTALSYPADVVGVYGALAEAQAGDVVVVANDAYTATAVVGDIVAGMMRNKGIAAFVTDGLARDRAGIVATGLPLFAAGIIPASPAANGPGVVGAPVTLGGQHVRSGDIMVGDADGVVVIPLDRAPAVLERLQAIRAAEAKAIAAVEAGGAGNDRIAAIVAAARIIGP; encoded by the coding sequence ATGCTCGACAATCCGCCGATGCTCACCATCCATCGCGGCCATGCGCGGCCCGACGCGGCGCTGCTGGAAGCCTTCCGCGGCGCGCAGACCTCGCACCTGGTCGACGCGATGGATGGCCGCGGCGCGCTCGATTTCCGCATCAAGCCGATGGACGACGCCAATGCCGCCTTCGTCGGCCCGGCGCTGACCGCGCTGTCCTACCCGGCCGACGTGGTGGGCGTGTACGGCGCCCTGGCCGAGGCGCAGGCCGGCGACGTCGTTGTGGTGGCGAACGACGCCTACACCGCCACGGCCGTGGTCGGGGACATCGTCGCCGGCATGATGCGCAACAAGGGCATCGCCGCCTTCGTGACCGACGGCCTGGCGCGCGACCGCGCCGGAATCGTCGCCACCGGCCTGCCGCTCTTTGCCGCGGGCATCATCCCTGCCTCCCCGGCGGCGAACGGCCCGGGCGTGGTCGGCGCGCCGGTCACGCTGGGCGGACAGCATGTCCGGTCGGGCGACATCATGGTGGGCGATGCCGATGGCGTGGTCGTGATCCCGCTCGATCGCGCGCCGGCCGTGCTCGAACGGCTGCAGGCCATCCGCGCCGCGGAAGCCAAGGCCATCGCGGCGGTCGAGGCCGGTGGCGCCGGCAACGACCGCATCGCCGCCATCGTCGCGGCCGCGCGCATCATCGGCCCGTAA
- a CDS encoding c-type cytochrome has translation MRLRAFLAAALFGAAVAFSAAAQDAARGADLAAHRCANCHGADGRSQTEGIPSLAGQPPLFIVTQMILFREGLRQVPAMLAFAQGLPDREIEDLAAYYASLPPGPPDDRRARDPALFAAGQALIGPRNCAVCHMPTLAGREQVPRIAGQREDFLARTMAEYRDGLRVGADSQMNGAVMGLTDAQIAALAHYLSQRE, from the coding sequence GTGAGGTTGCGGGCGTTCCTGGCGGCGGCGCTGTTCGGCGCCGCCGTCGCCTTTTCCGCCGCCGCGCAGGATGCCGCGCGCGGGGCGGATCTCGCGGCGCATCGCTGCGCCAATTGCCACGGCGCGGATGGCCGCAGCCAGACCGAGGGCATCCCCTCGCTGGCCGGCCAGCCGCCGCTGTTCATCGTCACGCAGATGATCCTGTTCCGCGAGGGGCTGCGCCAAGTGCCGGCCATGCTGGCCTTCGCCCAGGGCCTGCCCGACCGCGAGATCGAGGACCTGGCCGCCTACTACGCCTCCCTGCCGCCGGGCCCACCGGACGACCGCCGCGCGCGCGACCCCGCGCTGTTTGCCGCCGGGCAGGCGCTGATCGGCCCGCGCAACTGCGCGGTGTGCCACATGCCCACGCTGGCCGGGCGCGAACAGGTGCCGCGCATCGCCGGCCAGCGCGAGGATTTCCTGGCGCGCACCATGGCCGAATACCGCGACGGGCTGCGCGTGGGCGCCGATTCGCAGATGAACGGTGCGGTGATGGGGCTGACCGACGCGCAGATCGCGGCCCTGGCGCATTACCTGTCGCAGCGGGAGTGA
- a CDS encoding MFS transporter codes for MADRFFGWQVVWAAFALASFAWGIGFYGPGVWLHALAGGRGWSVAAVSGAITLHFLASALLVARLPAVQARLGLVAMLRAGLVLSAGGAVAWAAAPAPAWLVPAALLTGAGWAMTSGAAINAIVSRWFDRRRPAALAMAYNGASMGGIVFVPLWAALIGGIGFLPAAIAIGAIGMAVLWPVVGRWFAPDPAMLGQHADGAAAPPAPRAAAGVAGSLWSQPGFRSLSMAFALGMVGQMGLLSQVYSLMTPALGVAGAGWAVSLATVCAVLGRTAVGWLLPSGASRRGAAALNFLVQAAGSVALLAAGGTSAPLLVLACVLFGLGLGNLLSLPPLIAQAEWPAAQVGAVVALITAVNQAFYAFAPAIFGLLREVGGDWTVGAAALVLQLAAAAVLRGRR; via the coding sequence ATGGCGGATCGCTTCTTCGGCTGGCAGGTGGTCTGGGCGGCCTTCGCGCTGGCGTCCTTCGCCTGGGGCATCGGCTTCTACGGCCCGGGCGTGTGGCTGCACGCGCTCGCCGGCGGCCGGGGCTGGTCGGTGGCCGCCGTCTCGGGCGCCATCACGCTGCATTTCCTCGCCTCCGCGCTGCTGGTCGCGCGGCTGCCGGCGGTGCAGGCGCGCCTGGGCCTGGTGGCCATGCTGCGCGCCGGGCTGGTGCTGTCGGCAGGCGGTGCGGTGGCCTGGGCCGCCGCACCGGCACCCGCCTGGCTGGTGCCCGCCGCGCTGCTGACCGGCGCCGGCTGGGCCATGACCAGCGGTGCCGCCATCAACGCCATCGTCAGCCGATGGTTCGACCGGCGCCGGCCGGCCGCGCTGGCCATGGCCTACAACGGCGCCTCGATGGGCGGGATCGTCTTCGTGCCGCTCTGGGCGGCGCTGATCGGCGGCATCGGGTTCCTCCCCGCGGCCATCGCCATCGGCGCGATCGGCATGGCGGTGCTCTGGCCCGTCGTGGGGCGATGGTTCGCGCCGGACCCGGCAATGCTCGGCCAACACGCCGATGGCGCGGCGGCCCCGCCCGCCCCGCGCGCGGCCGCGGGCGTGGCGGGTTCGCTCTGGTCGCAGCCGGGCTTCCGCAGCCTGTCGATGGCCTTCGCGCTCGGCATGGTCGGGCAGATGGGGCTGCTGTCGCAGGTCTATTCGCTGATGACGCCGGCGCTGGGTGTCGCCGGTGCCGGTTGGGCGGTCAGCCTCGCGACCGTCTGCGCGGTCCTGGGGCGCACCGCCGTCGGCTGGCTGCTGCCGTCCGGTGCCAGCCGGCGCGGGGCGGCGGCGCTGAACTTCCTGGTGCAGGCGGCGGGGTCGGTCGCGCTGCTGGCGGCCGGCGGAACCAGCGCGCCGCTGCTGGTGCTGGCCTGTGTGCTGTTCGGGCTGGGGCTGGGCAACCTGCTCTCGTTGCCGCCGCTGATCGCGCAGGCCGAATGGCCGGCGGCGCAGGTTGGCGCGGTGGTGGCGCTGATCACCGCAGTGAACCAGGCCTTCTATGCCTTCGCCCCGGCCATCTTCGGCCTGCTGCGGGAAGTCGGCGGCGACTGGACGGTGGGCGCGGCGGCGCTGGTGCTGCAACTGGCCGCGGCGGCGGTGCTGCGCGGGCGGCGCTGA
- a CDS encoding F0F1 ATP synthase subunit gamma, whose translation MASLKALRMRINSVKSTRKITQAMKMVAAAKLRRAQMRAEAARPYAERMERMLASLGVAVANQPDAPKLLVGTGGDAVHLLVVMSGDRGLAGAFNTNIGRFARTRIRELEIQGKTVKVLAVGRKGATFLKREFGSRFVGEVSFAGKKTVGFEDAAEVAATITRMLEDGEFDVCSLLYNRFRSVISQIPSEQKLIPAALPQAEAEVATGPQAQYEYEPTEEEILAALLPQNLAVQIYRAVLETNAGFYGSQMQAMDNATRNAGEMINKLTLNYNRTRQANITRELIEIISGAEAL comes from the coding sequence ATGGCGAGCCTCAAGGCGCTGCGCATGCGGATCAACAGCGTGAAGTCCACGCGCAAGATCACGCAGGCGATGAAGATGGTGGCTGCGGCCAAGCTGCGCCGCGCGCAGATGCGTGCCGAGGCGGCGCGCCCCTATGCGGAACGCATGGAGCGCATGCTCGCCTCGCTCGGGGTGGCGGTGGCGAACCAGCCTGACGCGCCGAAGTTGCTGGTGGGCACCGGCGGGGATGCGGTGCATCTGCTGGTGGTGATGTCGGGCGATCGCGGTCTGGCCGGCGCCTTCAACACGAACATCGGGCGCTTCGCCCGCACCCGGATTCGCGAACTGGAAATCCAGGGCAAGACGGTCAAGGTACTGGCCGTCGGGCGCAAGGGTGCCACCTTCCTCAAGCGCGAATTCGGGTCGCGCTTCGTGGGCGAGGTCTCGTTTGCCGGCAAGAAGACGGTGGGCTTCGAGGATGCGGCCGAGGTCGCGGCGACGATCACGCGCATGCTCGAGGATGGCGAGTTCGATGTCTGCTCCCTGCTCTACAACCGCTTCCGCAGCGTGATCTCGCAGATCCCGTCGGAGCAGAAGCTGATCCCGGCCGCGCTGCCGCAGGCCGAAGCCGAGGTCGCGACCGGGCCGCAGGCGCAATACGAATACGAGCCGACCGAGGAAGAGATCCTCGCCGCGCTGCTGCCGCAGAACCTGGCCGTGCAGATCTATCGCGCCGTCCTGGAGACCAATGCCGGCTTCTATGGCAGCCAGATGCAGGCGATGGACAATGCCACGCGCAACGCCGGTGAGATGATCAACAAGCTCACCCTCAACTACAACCGCACCCGCCAGGCCAACATCACCCGTGAGCTGATCGAGATCATCTCTGGAGCGGAGGCATTGTGA
- the zapE gene encoding cell division protein ZapE — protein MTPPPDAMPGHGPGPSSTTPSEGPLPALRALIAAGTITADPAQVMAAEKLQDLWRRTRGYDPRQDPPDTGGFLSRFFRRKATEEAPAGAPMGLYLVGEVGRGKSMLMDLFFAAAEVPRKKRLHFHQFMQQVHRRIHAWKLRDADAPAPADIHDHDPIPPLADSIVAEAALLCFDEFQVHDIADAMILGRLFEALFARGVVVVATSNTAPDDLFRGKPGRDAFLPFITLIKKRIEVLVIESARDYRRERIRGLPTWHVPPDGRAERALDAAFAELTGGAPASTTTLTLLGRAVAVPQAARGVARFAFDEICGRPLGPADYLAVATHFHAIVLDGIPRLGPENFDKARRFITLVDTLYEHRVKLVASAEDVPDRLYERGENAAMFERTASRLVEMQSQAYLALPHLT, from the coding sequence ATGACGCCACCTCCGGACGCCATGCCCGGCCACGGCCCGGGCCCGTCCTCCACCACACCGTCCGAAGGCCCGCTGCCCGCGCTGCGCGCGTTGATCGCGGCCGGCACCATCACCGCCGACCCCGCGCAGGTGATGGCGGCCGAGAAGCTGCAGGACCTCTGGCGCCGCACCCGCGGCTACGACCCACGCCAGGACCCGCCCGACACGGGCGGCTTCCTCTCCCGCTTCTTCCGCCGCAAGGCCACCGAGGAAGCGCCCGCCGGCGCACCCATGGGCCTGTACCTGGTGGGCGAGGTCGGCCGCGGGAAGTCCATGCTGATGGACCTGTTCTTCGCGGCCGCCGAGGTGCCGCGCAAGAAACGCCTGCACTTCCACCAGTTCATGCAGCAGGTGCACCGGCGCATCCATGCCTGGAAGCTGCGCGACGCCGACGCGCCCGCGCCCGCCGACATCCACGACCACGACCCGATCCCGCCGCTCGCGGACAGCATCGTGGCCGAAGCCGCGCTGCTGTGTTTCGACGAATTCCAGGTGCACGACATCGCCGATGCCATGATCCTCGGCCGCCTGTTCGAAGCCCTGTTCGCCCGCGGGGTGGTGGTGGTTGCGACCTCGAACACCGCGCCCGATGACCTGTTCCGCGGCAAGCCCGGCCGCGACGCCTTCCTGCCCTTCATCACGTTGATCAAGAAGCGGATCGAGGTACTGGTCATCGAATCCGCGCGCGACTACCGGCGCGAACGCATCCGCGGCCTGCCGACCTGGCACGTGCCCCCCGATGGCCGCGCCGAGCGCGCTCTTGATGCCGCCTTCGCGGAACTGACCGGCGGCGCGCCGGCGTCAACCACCACCCTCACGCTGCTCGGCCGCGCGGTGGCGGTGCCGCAGGCGGCGCGCGGCGTCGCGCGATTCGCCTTCGACGAGATCTGCGGCCGCCCGCTCGGGCCGGCCGACTACCTGGCGGTCGCCACGCATTTCCACGCCATCGTGCTTGATGGCATCCCCCGCCTGGGGCCCGAGAATTTCGACAAGGCACGCCGCTTCATCACCCTGGTCGATACGCTCTACGAACACCGCGTGAAGCTGGTGGCAAGCGCCGAGGACGTGCCCGACCGGCTGTATGAACGCGGCGAGAACGCCGCGATGTTCGAACGCACCGCCTCCCGCCTGGTCGAGATGCAGTCCCAGGCCTACCTGGCGCTGCCGCACCTGACCTGA
- the mdh gene encoding malate dehydrogenase — translation MARKKIALIGAGNIGGTLAHLIGLKELGDVVMFDVFPGVAGGKALDIMQSGPVDGFDSAMAGTGDYADIAGSDVVIITAGFPRMPGMSRDDLVSKNAGVIAQVAEGVKTHCPNAFVIVITNPLDAMVWVFQQKSGLPANKVVGMAGVLDSSRFRLFLAQEFNVSVEDVTAFVLGGHGDTMVPLTRYSTVAGIPVPDLVKMGWTTQEKVDAIVARTANGGGEIVKLLEKGSAFYAPAASAIAMAESYLKDKKRVLPCAAWLTGQYGVKNLYVGVPVVIGAGGVERIVEIELNATEKAAFDKSCGAVQELIDASKKLVG, via the coding sequence ATGGCCCGCAAGAAGATCGCGCTGATCGGCGCCGGCAACATCGGTGGCACGCTGGCCCACCTCATCGGCCTCAAGGAACTGGGCGACGTCGTGATGTTCGACGTCTTCCCGGGCGTGGCCGGGGGCAAGGCGCTCGACATCATGCAGTCCGGGCCGGTCGACGGCTTCGACAGCGCCATGGCAGGCACCGGCGACTATGCCGACATCGCGGGCTCGGACGTGGTGATCATCACCGCCGGCTTCCCGCGCATGCCGGGCATGAGCCGCGACGACCTGGTGTCCAAGAACGCCGGCGTCATCGCCCAGGTGGCCGAGGGCGTGAAGACGCATTGCCCGAACGCCTTCGTCATCGTCATCACCAATCCGCTCGATGCGATGGTGTGGGTGTTCCAGCAGAAGTCCGGCCTGCCCGCGAACAAGGTGGTCGGCATGGCGGGCGTGCTGGATTCCAGCCGCTTCCGGCTGTTCCTGGCCCAGGAATTCAACGTGAGCGTCGAGGACGTGACCGCCTTCGTGCTGGGCGGGCATGGCGACACCATGGTGCCGCTGACGCGCTATTCCACCGTGGCCGGCATTCCCGTGCCCGACCTGGTGAAGATGGGCTGGACGACGCAGGAGAAGGTGGACGCGATCGTCGCCCGCACCGCGAATGGCGGCGGGGAGATCGTGAAGCTGCTCGAGAAGGGCTCGGCCTTCTACGCCCCGGCCGCGAGCGCCATCGCGATGGCGGAATCCTACCTCAAGGACAAGAAGCGCGTGCTGCCCTGCGCCGCCTGGCTGACCGGGCAGTATGGCGTGAAGAACCTCTATGTCGGCGTGCCGGTCGTGATCGGCGCCGGCGGCGTGGAGCGGATCGTCGAGATCGAGCTGAACGCCACAGAGAAGGCCGCCTTCGACAAGTCCTGCGGCGCGGTGCAGGAACTGATCGACGCGTCGAAGAAGCTGGTGGGCTGA